In Desulfocurvus vexinensis DSM 17965, a single window of DNA contains:
- a CDS encoding MinD/ParA family protein, which translates to MRIVPLAPGQPPTRVICVASGKGGVGKTSLATGLAFALAARGNRVCLLDADLGLANVDIVLGVSPDKTLEDVLFGGVPMAEAIVPVAPGVDLVSGASGVPRLAELTRAERMRLAAQFAALDGYDYLIVDNSPGISAQVVSLCLSARDLVVVATPDATAITDAYALIKVLTRSGLWWSPFICVNRARGRQQGRLVFEKLRATAGKHLGLNCRYLGCVLEDEAVGLAASLRKPVAEAAPRSGAARDLAALAQTLDEADTPGRRRDVSPQRFLDGSVMRLKQERGALAGIARTTERFQRELATAAPARQDQERLQEGLARLGRGLDRLERLHGPAGQADRARLMAAMRAELAALRAVLAPGQAPAAGPGRAPAPVPPLPPRRPGSLDLPPAPSAQGDETLPGMRAALAALAEASAPAAPAAGAPGGPRQDRALLVCPPSPMREVLAEVLAGAGLRPEAVHPRALNGGDHFAGYRLGLVCWDAPARDLERVVARAGSTPVLMLRGFRHTPGHEPDLTGLPVTVLHKPFQVQDLYGAIRRATGTGA; encoded by the coding sequence GCCGCGCGCGGCAACCGCGTCTGCCTGCTCGACGCCGACCTGGGGCTGGCCAACGTGGACATCGTGCTCGGCGTGAGCCCGGACAAAACCCTGGAAGACGTGCTTTTCGGCGGCGTGCCCATGGCCGAGGCCATCGTGCCCGTGGCCCCGGGGGTGGACCTGGTGTCCGGCGCCTCGGGGGTGCCCCGGCTGGCCGAGCTGACCCGCGCCGAGCGCATGCGCCTGGCGGCCCAGTTCGCCGCGCTGGACGGCTACGACTACCTCATCGTGGACAATTCGCCGGGCATCAGCGCCCAGGTGGTCTCGCTGTGCCTGTCGGCGCGCGACCTCGTCGTGGTGGCCACGCCCGATGCCACGGCCATCACCGACGCCTATGCGCTGATCAAGGTGCTCACGCGCTCGGGGCTGTGGTGGAGCCCGTTCATCTGCGTGAACCGCGCGCGCGGGCGCCAGCAGGGGCGGCTGGTGTTCGAGAAGCTGCGCGCCACGGCGGGCAAGCACCTGGGGCTCAACTGCCGCTACCTTGGCTGCGTGCTGGAGGACGAGGCCGTGGGCCTTGCGGCCAGCCTGCGCAAGCCTGTGGCCGAGGCCGCGCCGCGCTCCGGCGCGGCCCGCGACCTGGCCGCCCTGGCCCAGACCCTGGACGAGGCCGACACGCCCGGGCGGCGGCGCGACGTGAGCCCCCAGCGCTTCCTGGACGGCTCGGTCATGCGCCTGAAGCAGGAGCGCGGCGCCCTGGCGGGCATCGCGCGGACCACCGAGCGCTTCCAGCGCGAGCTGGCCACCGCCGCCCCCGCCCGGCAGGACCAGGAGCGATTGCAGGAAGGGCTGGCCCGCCTGGGCCGCGGGCTGGACCGCCTGGAGCGCCTGCACGGGCCCGCCGGGCAGGCCGACCGCGCCCGGCTCATGGCCGCCATGCGCGCCGAGCTGGCGGCCCTGCGCGCCGTGCTGGCGCCCGGGCAGGCGCCCGCCGCAGGCCCCGGGCGCGCCCCGGCCCCGGTGCCGCCCCTGCCCCCCCGGCGGCCCGGCAGCCTGGACCTGCCCCCGGCGCCAAGCGCCCAGGGCGACGAAACCCTGCCCGGGATGCGCGCGGCCCTGGCGGCCCTGGCCGAGGCCAGCGCCCCCGCCGCCCCCGCTGCGGGCGCGCCCGGTGGCCCGCGGCAGGACCGGGCCCTGCTGGTCTGCCCGCCCTCGCCCATGCGCGAGGTGCTGGCCGAAGTGCTGGCCGGGGCCGGGCTGCGGCCCGAGGCCGTGCATCCGCGCGCGCTCAACGGCGGCGACCATTTCGCGGGCTACCGCCTGGGCCTGGTCTGCTGGGACGCCCCGGCGCGCGACCTGGAGCGCGTGGTGGCCCGGGCGGGGAGCACGCCGGTGCTCATGCTGCGCGGCTTCCGGCACACGCCCGGGCACGAGCCGGACCTGACGGGCCTGCCGGTGACGGTGCTGCACAAGCCCTTCCAGGTCCAGGACCTTTACGGGGCCATCCGCCGGGCAACAGGCACCGGCGCGTAG